A segment of the Agrobacterium tumefaciens genome:
ACTCGCACACCCGGCGCCACGCCAGACCATCTCTTTGGTTTTTCAGCGCTCTCGCAACTCTACACCAAGGCCGATCCCAAATATTCCGGTCGCGTCACCGTTCCCGTACTGTGGGATAAACAGACTGAAACGATCGTTTCCAATGAATCCGCAGAGATCATCCGCATGTTCAACAGTGCCTTCGACGGGCTGACGGGCAATACTGCGGATTTTTACCCCAAAGCACAGCGCGAAGACATAGATGCGCTGAACGCCCTGATCTACGACACCGTCAATAACGGCGTCTACAAGGCCGGCTTCGCCACTACGCAGGAGGCTTATCAGGAAAGCGTTGTGAAGGTGTTCGAGACACTCGATCTGCTGGAGGAGCGCCTGAGAGACCGTCGCTTCCTGTTCGGCTCAAGCCAGACCGAAGCGGACTGGCGGCTGTTCACTACACTCGTCCGTTTCGATCCTGTCTATGTCGGCCACTTCAAGTGCAACATACACCGCATCCACGACTATCCGAACCTGACGGGCTATCTGCGTGACCTCTACCGCACGCCGGGCGTGCCAGAGACGGTTGAGATGCGCCACATCAAGGAGCATTATTACCGCAGCCACCGCACCATCAATCCGACAGGGATCGTTCCCGTCGGACCGGAACTGGATCTGAATACGCCGCGTGAGCGGCACAGTCTTGGCTGATTACCAGTAATCGCTGAACGCCGCCTCGCCTGCGAGCTCCGCAAGGCGACGGCGAGTGGCAGGCGTTACACCGTCAGGCAATTCCGACAGTGCGAAAAAACCGCTTTCGACGATCTCGTGATCCGGTTTCTTCGGCGCGGTCTGCTCGACCTGCAAACGATAGAGAACCACATGGTCGCGGTTACTCCCTTCCGTGTTGAGGTAGAGATGCACCAGCTCGGGGCTTGAGACAGCCTTGAGATTTCCCTCTTCACGGATTTCCTTGTGAAGCGCCATCGCCACCGTCTCACCGCGTTCAACGCCGCCGCCGGGCAGGTACCAACCAGGCAGATAAGAGTGCCTGACGAGAAAAATCCGCCCCTCCTCATCGTAGCACGCGGCCCTGACACCAACGGTTGCACCGCGGGTGAATAGAAAAATGAAATGAAGCAGGCGTATCAACACCCGTGAATGGAACGGCCGCGTATCACGGGGCATTGTTTCTTGGTTCACTCGCGCTCTTCTCCGGCGTCAGGCTTTCATTGGACGCGCTGCATATCATAGGGTATCTCTGCCGCCATGTTCAAACTCGCGCATATTTCAGACATACATCTCGGCCCGTTGCCGAAGCTTACTTTCCGGGAACTGGCATCAAAACGCATCACCGGTTTTGTTAACTGGCATCGCAATCGCCGCAAGCATCTTTTCACCGATACGTTGGAAAAACTGCTTGATGATCTCGAGACGAAAGCGCCTGATCATCTGGCGATTACCGGTGACCTCGTCAATCTCGCCACCGGCATCGAAATCCGCGCCGCCGCCGACTGGCTCGAAGAGGTTGGCACGCCAGAAACAACCTCGGTCGTTCCCGGCAACCACGACGCCTATGTCTCAGGTGCACACGACAAGGCCATGCATGCCTGGTACCCCTATGTGCGCGGTGATGGCGATCCCGACGAATGGGACGAGGATCGCAAGATTTTCCCTTATATGCGCGTCCGCGGACCTGTCGCACTCATCGGCTGCTCTACCTCGATTGCAACACCACCATTTTCCGCGACGGGATATTTCGGCAACAGGCAGGCCCGTGCCACAGCAGACCTTCTGAAAAAGGCCGGCGAGATGGGCTTGTTTCGCGTCGTGATGATCCATCATCCACCGATCCGCGGAGCTGCGGCAACCCACAAGCGCATGATCGGCATTCGCCGGTTTGCAGGCGCGCTCGGTGTCGGCGGCGCAGAACTCGTGCTTCACGGTCATACCCATCTCAACACGGTCTACTGGCTGAACACCCACCATGGCCGCGACCATATTCCCGTTGTCGGGATCGCGTCTGCAAGCCAGGGCCCAGGTGGCGAAAAACCGCGTGCAGCCTACAATCTCTTTAACATTACGGGTGAAGCCGGGGCGTGGAACGTAACCTGTGAGCGCCACAGTCTCAACGAAGCCGCAACCGGAGTTGAGCTGGAAGATGTTCGCGTTTTTTACGAAAACGGTCGCCCGCTGGGCTTTACCCGGCTGGATCGCGACTGACATCAGCCAGGGCCGTCATGCAGCTCTGACAGCATCACATTTGTCATCCTCGCCTCAGCGGCGAGGATGATGTCGAAGCCCCGTAAAGGACTGGATCGGCTGTTACTTCGCCCGCTCTTCCAGAACGCGGTTGGCAGCGGATACGATGGCCTCCAGCGAAGCGCCAACGATGTTGGTGTTAACACCAGCACCGAACAGTTTTCCGCCAGGGTGCTCCATTTCGACATAGGCGATTGCCGACGCGTTGGAACCGTGCTGCAGGGAATGTTCGGAGTAGTCATTTACCGACAGGTCGATGCCGAGGTAGACCGACAGCGCGTTGATGAAGCCATCAATCGGACCAGTACCTTTGCCCTCGATACGCTTGACCTCGCCATTGTCGGTAATTTCTGCTGCGACGACGCGCACACCCTTGAAATCACCTGCCGGATAAGTGTGGTGATCCACGAATTTCAGACGTGCATTGGGCTGCGTGACGTAACGTTCCATGAAACGCTCATGGATACGCTTGGCGGGCAGTTCCACACCTTCTTCGTCGGTAATGCGCTGGATGTCTTCGCGGAACTCGACCTGCAGGTTGCGCGGCAGGTTCAAGCCGTAGTCCTGCTGGAGAATATAGGCGATGCCACCCTTGCCAGACTGCGAGTTGATGCGGATGATCGCCTCATAGGAACGACCGACATCCTTCGGGTCGATCGGCAGGTAGGGCACTTCCCATACCGGATGATTGGCAACCTTGATGGCCTTCATGCCCTTGTTGATCGCGTCCTGATGCGAACCGGAAAACGCCGTATAGACCAACTCGCCGACGTAAGGGTGACGTTCCGGGATCGTCATTTCGTTGGAATATTCATAGACGGACTTGATACGCTCGATATCACGGCAATCCAGGCCCGGATCGATGCCCTGCGTGTACATGTTCAATGCCAGTGTCACAACGTCCACATTGCCGGTACGCTCGCCGTTGCCGAACAGCGTGCCTTCCACACGGTCAGCACCCGCCATCAGAGCCAATTCTGTTGCAGCGATGCCCGTGCCGCGGTCGTTGTGCGGATGCAGGGAGATGATGACATTTTCGCGGTTGTCGATGTTGCGGCACATCCACTCGATCTGGTCGGCATAGATGTTCGGTGTCGCCATCTCCACGGTGGACGGCAGGTTCAGGATGAGTTTGTTGTCGGCCGTCGGCTTTATCTCGGCGATCACGGCGTTGCAGATCTCCAGAGCCACGTCCAGCTCCGTGCCGGTGAAGCTTTCCGGCGAATATTCGAAGCGATAACCACCGCCGGCCTTGGCCGCCATATCGGTAATCATCTTGGCGGCATCGACGGCGATCTGCTTGATACCGGCAACATCCTTGCCGAACACGACACGGCGCTGCAACTCACTGGTGGAGTTGTAGAAGTGGATGATCGGATTTTTCGCACCTTCCAGCGCCTCGAAGGTGCGGGTGATCAGTTCAGGACGGCACTGCACCAGAACCTGCAGGGACACGTCATCCGGAACATTGCCTTCTTCCACGCACCAGCGGGCAAAATCGAAGTCAGTCTGCGAGGCGGACGGAAATCCGATCTCGATTTCCTTGAACCCCATATCCAGCAGCAGCTTGAACATGCGCGCCTTGCGATCATGTCCCATCGGATTGACGAGCGACTGGTTGCCGTCGCGCAAGTCCACCGAACACCAGACGGGCGCCTTGGTGATGGTGTTGGAAGGCCAGGTACGGTCGGGAATGTTGATGGTCGGATAAGGGCGATACTTTACGTTCGCGTCCGGCATACCCTTGGAAACGGTGTTGGTCTTGGCGTCCATTGTCTTTGCTCCTTCCGCGTCCACGATGCTCGTCGGCTATCGGCGGATGCGTACCCCTTACGGGCCTAAATCATATCAAATGAGATTTCGAGTTGAGGAGCGTTCGCACCAGCGGGCTTTCGGCCGCCGGGCGCTCCTCACTGGACCCGGCAACCGCGTGTAAGGTCGAGGCTAAGAAGCGAGAGTGCACCGCATGGCGAAGCGTTCGCAGAAATCTGCGCCTTCATGCCGAAAAAGGTTGCGATGCAATTGGTCATGCCTGAGCTTATAAGCGGCGAAATATTCTGTTGCAAGAGCAAGTTTAATTTTTCATTCGTTTCACGA
Coding sequences within it:
- a CDS encoding glutathione S-transferase family protein, which translates into the protein MGMLVEGVWQDVWYDTKETKGHFKRSASQFRNWVTADGAPGPSGHGGFKAEAGRYHLYVSFACPWAHRTLIFRKLKSLEDLISVSVVDPLMLEKGWEFKPESTRTPGATPDHLFGFSALSQLYTKADPKYSGRVTVPVLWDKQTETIVSNESAEIIRMFNSAFDGLTGNTADFYPKAQREDIDALNALIYDTVNNGVYKAGFATTQEAYQESVVKVFETLDLLEERLRDRRFLFGSSQTEADWRLFTTLVRFDPVYVGHFKCNIHRIHDYPNLTGYLRDLYRTPGVPETVEMRHIKEHYYRSHRTINPTGIVPVGPELDLNTPRERHSLG
- a CDS encoding NUDIX domain-containing protein; protein product: MPRDTRPFHSRVLIRLLHFIFLFTRGATVGVRAACYDEEGRIFLVRHSYLPGWYLPGGGVERGETVAMALHKEIREEGNLKAVSSPELVHLYLNTEGSNRDHVVLYRLQVEQTAPKKPDHEIVESGFFALSELPDGVTPATRRRLAELAGEAAFSDYW
- a CDS encoding metallophosphoesterase; amino-acid sequence: MFKLAHISDIHLGPLPKLTFRELASKRITGFVNWHRNRRKHLFTDTLEKLLDDLETKAPDHLAITGDLVNLATGIEIRAAADWLEEVGTPETTSVVPGNHDAYVSGAHDKAMHAWYPYVRGDGDPDEWDEDRKIFPYMRVRGPVALIGCSTSIATPPFSATGYFGNRQARATADLLKKAGEMGLFRVVMIHHPPIRGAAATHKRMIGIRRFAGALGVGGAELVLHGHTHLNTVYWLNTHHGRDHIPVVGIASASQGPGGEKPRAAYNLFNITGEAGAWNVTCERHSLNEAATGVELEDVRVFYENGRPLGFTRLDRD
- the leuA gene encoding 2-isopropylmalate synthase, with amino-acid sequence MDAKTNTVSKGMPDANVKYRPYPTINIPDRTWPSNTITKAPVWCSVDLRDGNQSLVNPMGHDRKARMFKLLLDMGFKEIEIGFPSASQTDFDFARWCVEEGNVPDDVSLQVLVQCRPELITRTFEALEGAKNPIIHFYNSTSELQRRVVFGKDVAGIKQIAVDAAKMITDMAAKAGGGYRFEYSPESFTGTELDVALEICNAVIAEIKPTADNKLILNLPSTVEMATPNIYADQIEWMCRNIDNRENVIISLHPHNDRGTGIAATELALMAGADRVEGTLFGNGERTGNVDVVTLALNMYTQGIDPGLDCRDIERIKSVYEYSNEMTIPERHPYVGELVYTAFSGSHQDAINKGMKAIKVANHPVWEVPYLPIDPKDVGRSYEAIIRINSQSGKGGIAYILQQDYGLNLPRNLQVEFREDIQRITDEEGVELPAKRIHERFMERYVTQPNARLKFVDHHTYPAGDFKGVRVVAAEITDNGEVKRIEGKGTGPIDGFINALSVYLGIDLSVNDYSEHSLQHGSNASAIAYVEMEHPGGKLFGAGVNTNIVGASLEAIVSAANRVLEERAK